The following is a genomic window from Janibacter sp. DB-40.
GGCCAGGAGTCCGTCGATGGCGCGGAAGTACGTCGGCCAGTACTCCTCCCCGACCGCCTCGATCATCTCGACGCTGACGATCGCGTCGAACTCGCCGGTGACCTCGCGGTAGTCCTGCAGACGCACCTCGATGCGCTCGGCCAGCCCCGGCTCGTCGCGGTCGGCGGCGGCGACGCGCTCGCGGGCGAGGGCGGCCTGCTCGTGGGAGAGGGTGATCGAGGTGACGGTGGCCCCGCGGCGGGCCGCGGCGATCGCGAGGGACCCCCAGCCGGTACCGATCTCCAGTACGCGCGCGCCGGCGGTGATGTCGGCCGCGTCGAGCACGGCCTCGATCTTCGCCCGCTGCGCCTCCGCCAGGGTCTGCTCGGCCAGCGGGCGGCTCCGGTCGAAGAGGGCCGAGCTGTAGCTGAGGGTCTCGTCGAGGAAGGCCTCGAAGAGGTCGTTGCTGAGGTCGTAGTGCGCCTCGATGTTCTTCCGCGAGCCGACGAGGGTGTTGCGCGTGCCCGCCGGGATGCGGCGGTCGACGACGCGGCGCATCCGGTGCAGCACCGGCGGCACGAGCGTCGTCAGCCGCTGCGCGAAGGGAAGGAGGGCGTCGGCCAGGTCGGTGCCCGGGGCCGCGTCCCAGTCCCCGGCCATGTACCCCTCCCCGAGACCGATCTTCGGGTGGTGGGCCATCCGCTCGAAGAGGGCCGTCGGCTGCAGGATGCGCAGGGTCGGGGCATCGGCGTCGCGCCCTCCGCCGAGGCTGGTGCCGTCGGGCATGGTGACCCGGACGGGCGCACGGTCGAGCACGGCGGTGACCACCGGCCGGGCGATGTGGGCGCGCACGCACCAGGGGCGCAGGGCGGGGCGGCGCAGGCAGATCGGTTGGTTGACGGTGGGCACGACTGCAGTCATCGGACGTACTCCTGGGTGTGGGGGCGGCGGGGCCGGATGGGGAGGCGGCGGGCCCACAGCCGGATGCCGTGGGCGCGGATCAGGGCGCTGACGCGCCAGGTCATGAGCAGGTGACGCGCAGCCGTCCGCGCGACGGCAGCGTCGGTGGCCGGGAGCGGGACACCCGTGGTGGTGGCGGTGAGGACCCGCTCACCGTCCCGGTCCAGGCCCACGGTGACGGACACGCGGTCGGGACCGAGCCGCAGACCCACCGCGTACTCCCCGCTGGTGTCGTTGAAGGGTGAGACGTAGAAGGCCTTGTCCGTGCGCGCCCGGCCGGCCGCGTCGACGTCGAGCAGGTACGCGTGCCGCTCGCCGTAGGTGTTGTGCACCTCGAAGATGCAGGCCCGCAGACTGTCGTCCGGCGCGAGACACCAGAAGACGGTGAGCGGGTCGAAGACGTGCCCGAGCACGCGGGCGTTGGCGAGCATGACGACCCGATCCTCGGCCCCGAGCGGCACGCCCCGGCGGGCCAGGAAGCGCTCGACATCACCCCGGATCCCGCCACCCAGGCGGCCCTCGTCGAGGTGGTCGCGCGCCTCGATCCGGGTCAGCGCACGCAACGGCCACCCGTGCCGCGGCAGGTCGTCGACGTCGACGAGCCACTGGTACTGCCGGTGGGTGAAGGCGTGCCTCAGCGGGATGCGGCGCGTGTGACTCACCGTCCCGACGACGAGGCTCGGCAGGGTCGGCAGCCCCCTTCGCACGTGCTTGGGCTCCTGCGACATCTGGCCGGGCTCCCTTCGCAACTGCTTAGGCTCCTGCGACATCACCACGTCACCCCGAGCCGCTGCGCCGCCTCGACCCCGGAGCGGCAGCCGTCCTCGTGAAAGCCCCACCCGAGGTGCGCGCCGGCGAAGGCAAGCCGGTCACCGCCGGCGCCGCGCAGTCGGGTGGCCGCCGCGACTGCCTCCCGGGTGAAGACGGGGTGGGCGTACTCCATCCGGGCGACCACGTCCCCTTCGTCGATGGGGGTCGGGGAGTTGAGCGTGACGATGAACTGGTCCCCCTCCTCGTCGTGGCCGTGGAGGCGGTTCATCCAGTAGCTGACCCGCGGTTCGGTGGCGCCGCCGCAGGTGGCGCTGCGGTAGTTCCACGAGGCGCGTGCCCGTCGGGCGGTCGGCAGGTGGCGGGTGTCGCGGTGCAGCACGGTGGCATTGCGGGTGTAGCGGATGGCGGCGAGGTCCTCCTTCTCCTGGGGCGTCGCGTCGGCGAGGAGGGCGAGCGCCTGGTCGGCGTGGTTGGCCAGGACGACCTTGTCGAAGGGGGTGGCCCCGGCGGCGGTGCGCACGTCGACCCCGTCGGCGTGCCGGGTCACGGAGGTCACGGTGGCGTTTGTGCGCACGTCGCCCAGTTGGGCAGCGAGCGCGTCGACGTAGGTGGCCGACCCGCCGGTGACGGTGCGCCACGTCGGCGACCCCGTGACGCTGAGCATGCCGTGGTGCTCGAGGAAGGCGAAGAGGTGCCGGGCCGGGTAGTCCAGGGAGTCGTCGTCCCCGGACGACCACACGCACGAGACGAGCGGGAGCGCGAAGTGGGCGATGAAGTGGTCCGAGAAGCCGCCCCGCTGCAGGAACTCGCCCCACGTCGGGTCGTCGGCGGGCCCGGCGGCGTCCGGGGACGTCCCCTCCCCCGGGTCGGTCAGGACCGCCTTGGCCGCCCGGTGGAAGCGCGGGATCTCGAGGAGCATCCGCAGGAACTTCGGGTCGAGCAACCGCCGCGGCTGGGCGAGGACTGCACCGACCCCACGCCCTCCAGCCCAGGACAGGCCGCACCCGTCGCACGTGATGGACATGCTCATCTCGGTGGGCTGCGTCGGGATGTCGAGCTCGCGGAAGAGGCGCAGCAGGTGGGGGTACGTCCGCTCGTTGTGGACGATGAAGCCGCTGTCGACACGCACGTCCGTTCCCGCACTCGTGGGCACGGTGTGGGTGTGCGCGTGGCCTCCCAGACGCGCGTCCGACTCGTAGAGGGTG
Proteins encoded in this region:
- a CDS encoding FAD-dependent oxidoreductase, giving the protein MTDLDDTPIRPSGARRPTVAVIGAGVSGLTAAYVLSRTHDVTLYESDARLGGHAHTHTVPTSAGTDVRVDSGFIVHNERTYPHLLRLFRELDIPTQPTEMSMSITCDGCGLSWAGGRGVGAVLAQPRRLLDPKFLRMLLEIPRFHRAAKAVLTDPGEGTSPDAAGPADDPTWGEFLQRGGFSDHFIAHFALPLVSCVWSSGDDDSLDYPARHLFAFLEHHGMLSVTGSPTWRTVTGGSATYVDALAAQLGDVRTNATVTSVTRHADGVDVRTAAGATPFDKVVLANHADQALALLADATPQEKEDLAAIRYTRNATVLHRDTRHLPTARRARASWNYRSATCGGATEPRVSYWMNRLHGHDEEGDQFIVTLNSPTPIDEGDVVARMEYAHPVFTREAVAAATRLRGAGGDRLAFAGAHLGWGFHEDGCRSGVEAAQRLGVTW
- a CDS encoding DUF1365 domain-containing protein; this translates as MSQEPKQLRREPGQMSQEPKHVRRGLPTLPSLVVGTVSHTRRIPLRHAFTHRQYQWLVDVDDLPRHGWPLRALTRIEARDHLDEGRLGGGIRGDVERFLARRGVPLGAEDRVVMLANARVLGHVFDPLTVFWCLAPDDSLRACIFEVHNTYGERHAYLLDVDAAGRARTDKAFYVSPFNDTSGEYAVGLRLGPDRVSVTVGLDRDGERVLTATTTGVPLPATDAAVARTAARHLLMTWRVSALIRAHGIRLWARRLPIRPRRPHTQEYVR
- a CDS encoding cyclopropane-fatty-acyl-phospholipid synthase family protein: MTAVVPTVNQPICLRRPALRPWCVRAHIARPVVTAVLDRAPVRVTMPDGTSLGGGRDADAPTLRILQPTALFERMAHHPKIGLGEGYMAGDWDAAPGTDLADALLPFAQRLTTLVPPVLHRMRRVVDRRIPAGTRNTLVGSRKNIEAHYDLSNDLFEAFLDETLSYSSALFDRSRPLAEQTLAEAQRAKIEAVLDAADITAGARVLEIGTGWGSLAIAAARRGATVTSITLSHEQAALARERVAAADRDEPGLAERIEVRLQDYREVTGEFDAIVSVEMIEAVGEEYWPTYFRAIDGLLAPGGVAAIQSILMSHERYRATRHSYGWIQKHIFPGGLIPSERAIEETTRVHTSLRITDTRRFGRDYAETLRRWRATFLQEWPTIAAGGFDETFRRKWEFYLAYCEAGFAADYIDVAQIRLERQETR